From one Lotus japonicus ecotype B-129 chromosome 3, LjGifu_v1.2 genomic stretch:
- the LOC130743812 gene encoding uncharacterized protein LOC130743812, with protein MAWFTTLPRGSITNFCDFSSKFLVQFSASKTKQMTIEDLDNVRQSEGETLKQYVKRFSATSVKIEESEPHACARAFKNGLQPGKLNSKLSRKPARSMAEIRARANTYILDEEDDAFKRRRAKKEKDGEQRDASPEGK; from the coding sequence atggcgtggttcacaactctaCCTCGAGGATCGATCACGAATTTTTGTGATTTCTCATCAAAGTTCCTCGTCCAGTTTTCCGCCAGTAAAACCAAGCAGATGACAATTGAGGATCTGGACAATGTCCGCCAGTCCGAGGGCGAGACTCTGAAGCAATACGTGAAACGATTCAGCGCGACGTCCGTCAAGATTGAGGAATCAGAGCCGCATGCTTGTGCGCGTGCCTTCAAGAACGGATTGCAGCCGGGGAAGCTGAATAGCAAATTGAGTCGTAAGCCAGCTCGGTCCATGGCAGAGATCCGCGCGCGAGCGAACACCTACATTctggacgaggaggatgatgctttcaagCGAAGGCGCGCGAAAAAGGAGAAGGATGGCGAACAGAGGGACGCATCGCCAGAAGGAAAATAG
- the LOC130743813 gene encoding agamous-like MADS-box protein AGL62, with the protein MSTAETSRKKSQGRRKIEMKKITNPNSLQVAFSKRRGGLFKKVNELCILCGGEFVLIIFSPSGKVFSFGNPCVDDVIQRYLSEAPQPTSNVMRHIEAQRSVNVHARSEQLTEINNRLEDGKKQDEQLSCLLKAAFGQFGWACQVEKMSISPLMKFKKALHKLKNDVTSHGSVVAATNPPTHQFFDVSGGLANAIIPFNHPPPPPPRMFQEQFFQGPIMQAHILFGSDSMGGYGGPFGSF; encoded by the coding sequence ATGTCAACTGCAGAAACCTCTAGAAAAAAAAGTCAGGGAAGAAGAAAGATAGAGATGAAAAAAATTACCAACCCGAATAGTCTGCAAGTCGCTTTCTCAAAGCGTCGTGGTGGGCTCTTCAAGAAAGTCAATGAGCTTTGCATCCTCTGTGGTGGAGAGTTTGTTCTCATCATCTTCTCACCCAGTGGGAAGGTATTCTCCTTTGGCAACCCTTGCGTAGATGATGTCATCCAACGCTACCTCTCCGAGGCCCCCCAACCAACTTCCAATGTCATGCGACACATTGAGGCTCAGAGAAGTGTCAATGTGCATGCTCGCAGTGAACAACTCACAGAAATCAACAATCGTCTGGAAGATGGCAAGAAGCAAGATGAACAGTTGAGTTGCCTACTCAAGGCAGCCTTTGGCCAGTTTGGGTGGGCTTGTCAAGTTGAGAAGATGAGCATATCTCCGCTTATGAAATTCAAGAAGGCGCTGCATAAGCTCAAGAATGATGTCACCAGCCATGGTTCCGTTGTCGCTGCTACCAACCCACCAACACATCAATTTTTTGATGTTTCAGGTGGTCTTGCCAACGCCATTATCCCTTTCAATCACCCACCTCCACCGCCTCCTCGAATGTTTCAAGAACAATTTTTTCAAGGGCCCATAATGCAAGCTCATATATTGTTTGGTTCGGATAGCATGGGAGGGTATGGAGGACCCTTTGGATCCTTCTAA